The following are encoded together in the Lathyrus oleraceus cultivar Zhongwan6 chromosome 3, CAAS_Psat_ZW6_1.0, whole genome shotgun sequence genome:
- the LOC127131660 gene encoding uncharacterized protein LOC127131660 produces the protein MGQFVQQVMPLLVYTDARPIIHTVATPAAYARHIPHFEDQHHMYHTFDSTVVGDEVRFEDLREVKENMQLLKKKFRDLEGDHVFGFAAKEMCLVSGSVIPAKFKTPNFDKYKGHTCPKSHLIMYYQKMVAHVEDDKLMIHYFQDSLSGAPSKWYLSLDQNRIRCFQDLSDSFIKHYKYNMDMAPDRRELQTLFQHDKESFKEYAQRWRELASQVEPPLAEKELDELLIDIVQPQMVGSASLGFSELIDIGARVEYGLRNGKLAVLAGTSNANPNKLSRGFPRKKEGETNVVTIGQGRAPPRRR, from the coding sequence ATGGGGCAATTTGTCCAACAAGTTATGCCATTACTGGTTTACACTGACGCACGCCCAATCATCCATACCGTTGCTACACCAGCTGCCTATGCTAGGCACATTCCGCACTTTGAAGATCAACATCACATGTATCATACTTTCGACTCAACAGTTGTTGGTGACGAAGTAAGATTTGAAGATTTAAGAGAAGTAAAGGAGAACATGCAACTCCTTAAGAAGAAGTTCCGAGATTTAGAAGGAGACCACGTCTTTGGATTTGCCGCCAAAGAAATGTGCCTTGTATCTGGGTCGGTGATTCCGGCCAAATTCAAAACTCCAAACTTTGACAAATACAAGGGGCATACTTGTCCAAAGagccatctcatcatgtattacCAAAAAATGGTTGCACACGTGGAAGACGACAAGCTTatgatccattattttcaagatagcTTGAGTGGGGCTCCTTCCAAGTGGTATTTAAGTCTGGATCAGAATAGGATCAGATGTTTCCAAGACCTGTCAGACTCGTTCATTAAACACTACAAAtataacatggacatggcgcctgacagaagAGAGTTGCAAACATTGTTCCAGCATGACAAAGAGTCCTTTAAGgaatatgctcagagatggagggagttggcttcTCAAGTTGAACCACCTTTAGCCGAGAAGGAATTGGATGAACTATTGATCGATATTGTCCAACCCCAGATGGTTGGAAGTGCTTCCTTGGGATTCTCTGAGCTTATTGATATAGGGGCTCGTGTCGAATATGGTTTAAGAAATGGAAAACTTGCAGTTTTAGCTGGAACTTCAAATGCTAATCCAAATAAGTTATCTAGAGGGTTTcccagaaagaaggaaggggaaacaaATGTTGTGACTATTGGCCAAGGAAGAGCCCCTCCAAGAAGGAGATAA